GGGGATAACAGGCTGATCTCGCCCAAGAGTTCACATCGACGGCGAGGTTTGGCACCTCGATGTCGGCTCATCGCATCCTGGAGGTGAATTCGCTTCCAAGGGTTGGGCTGTCCGCCCATTAAAGCGGTACGCGAGCTGGGTTCAGAACGTCGTGAGACAGTTCGGTCCCTATCTGTTGTGGGCGTTGGAAATTTGAGGAGAGCTGCCCCTAGTACGAGAGGACCAGGGTGGACGTTCCTACGGTGCACCAGTTGTCACGCCAGTGGCATAGCTGGATAGCTGAGAACGGACCGGATAAACGCTGAAGGCATCTAAGCGTGAAACCGACTCCAAGATTAGATTTCCCATCATTTCAAATGAATAAGACCCCTTGAAGACGACGAGGTTGATAGGTCAGAGATGTAAGTGTAGCGATACATTCAGTTGACTGATACTAATAGGTCGAAGATTTATTCACGAGAGAACGCACACACGACTGTTTGAAAAAGACGAAGTCAGAAACTGTTATTTAGTTTTCAGGGAACAGAAGACCTGAAAGAAGAAAGATCCGGTGATGATGGCGCAGTGGCCACACCTGTATCCATCCCGAACACAGAAGTTAAGCACTGTAGCGGCGAAAATAGCGCAAGCAAATCTAGCACGTTGCCGGGTCATCGAGAGCATGGTTCTCCATCGCTCTCCCTTTTTTTATACTTTTTTATGGGTTTAGATGTTATAATATTATCCATGAAAAGTACAGATAAATATCAATCACGAATCCGCATACTGATTGGTCTTTTTTCGATTTTGTTTGGTGTTTTATTTATCTTATTGATTAAGTTAATGTTTTTTACCTCACGCACATTATCGGAAAAAGATTGTCAAGATTGTTTATCGGTTATACAGACGAATCAGAATAGTTCTGTAGAAACTACGCCAAGTCCTAGTCCTACACCAACTCCTTCTTCGACTCCTGAGCCTACAGCCGTACCAACTATTGATACAACGACAATTACTTCAATTCAGAAGATAACAAATAAGAGTCATCCGATTGATTCTACATATGTGCCATCTGATTTAACAGCAGTTAATGTAAGTTCAAATGGGACACAGTATCTTAGAAGTGAAGCAGCGTCTGAATTAGCAAAGATGTTTACGGCAGCACTTAAGGATGGAGTTAACTTATATTTAGTTAGTGGATATCGTTCTTATGCACAACAATTAGATCTCTATAATACATATGTAAGTACAGACGGGAAAGCTTTAGCAGACACATATGATGCGATTCCGGGTGCTTGTGAACATCAACTTGGATTAGCGGTTGACTTATCTGATGACAATCGTGATCATGATATTGATGCTTCATTTGAAATGACAGCAGCGTACCAATGGCTTATGAAACATAGCTATGAATATGGATATATACTTCGATTCCCACGTGGAAAAGAATCGATAACGAGTATCGCATATAATCCTTGGAGTTTTAGATATATTGGTGCCGAAGAAGCAAAGAAAGTTTATGATTCAGGCTTAACATTAGAAGAGTATTATAAAGTAAATGATTAAGGAAAGATGGAAAATCTTTCCTTAATGTTTTTTTAAAATTTAGTGTAAAATAGTCAAGTACATTTCAGGAGGTAGCGATGGTTAAACAATTAATGAAAAGTATTCGTGAGTTTAAATTAGCGACAATACTGACACCAACGTTTGTGGTTGGTGAAGTCATCATTGAAGCGTTGATTCCATTTTTAATTTCATTATTAATCAATGATATTAAAGCTGGTTGTGATTTATCAGTAATTTTAGGATATGCATGGAAGTTAGTTGTTTTATCACTACTTTCACTATTATGCGGATATTTAGCAGGTATTTATTGCGCAGAGGCTAGTACAGGATTTGCACGTAACTTACGTTATGATATTTTTACTAATATCCAGAAATTTTCCT
This genomic window from Solobacterium moorei contains:
- a CDS encoding M15 family metallopeptidase, with the protein product MKSTDKYQSRIRILIGLFSILFGVLFILLIKLMFFTSRTLSEKDCQDCLSVIQTNQNSSVETTPSPSPTPTPSSTPEPTAVPTIDTTTITSIQKITNKSHPIDSTYVPSDLTAVNVSSNGTQYLRSEAASELAKMFTAALKDGVNLYLVSGYRSYAQQLDLYNTYVSTDGKALADTYDAIPGACEHQLGLAVDLSDDNRDHDIDASFEMTAAYQWLMKHSYEYGYILRFPRGKESITSIAYNPWSFRYIGAEEAKKVYDSGLTLEEYYKVND